The following proteins are co-located in the Sporolactobacillus pectinivorans genome:
- the hemQ gene encoding hydrogen peroxide-dependent heme synthase: MAEAAETLDGWYCLHDFQTINWSKWRALSATERQTAMQEFKEFVDHLSQNEENKEGSYAFYSIIGQKADFMFMWLRPTMEELNELETLFNKTKFAEVTSPTYSYVSVIELSNYLGKDGGDPYANPRVQTRLKPILPKTDYFCFYPMNKKREQQDNWYMLPMDARREMMKNHGRIGRSYAGRIKQVITGSVGFDDWEWGVTLFSDDVLQFKKLVYEMRFDEVSARFGEFGSFYVGTFLDNDRFTKMME, from the coding sequence ATGGCAGAAGCAGCAGAAACACTGGATGGCTGGTATTGCCTGCATGACTTTCAAACCATCAATTGGTCGAAATGGAGAGCTCTTTCTGCTACGGAACGGCAGACCGCCATGCAGGAATTCAAGGAGTTTGTCGATCATTTAAGTCAAAATGAGGAGAATAAAGAGGGGAGTTACGCCTTCTACTCTATTATCGGTCAAAAAGCAGACTTTATGTTTATGTGGTTAAGGCCGACAATGGAGGAGCTTAATGAGCTGGAAACACTGTTTAACAAAACGAAGTTTGCGGAAGTAACTAGTCCAACCTATTCCTATGTGTCAGTGATTGAACTGAGCAATTATCTCGGCAAAGACGGCGGAGATCCGTACGCCAATCCGCGCGTTCAGACGCGGTTGAAACCGATTCTTCCAAAGACAGACTATTTTTGTTTTTATCCGATGAATAAAAAACGGGAACAGCAGGATAACTGGTACATGCTTCCGATGGATGCGCGCCGTGAAATGATGAAAAACCATGGCCGCATCGGCAGAAGCTATGCCGGGAGAATTAAGCAGGTGATTACCGGATCGGTTGGGTTTGATGACTGGGAGTGGGGGGTCACCCTGTTTTCCGATGATGTGCTTCAGTTTAAGAAACTCGTTTATGAAATGCGTTTTGATGAAGTCAGTGCCCGGTTTGGAGAATTTGGTTCTTTCTATGTCGGCACGTTTTTAGATAATGACCGATTTACGAAGATGATGGAATAA
- the hemB gene encoding porphobilinogen synthase: MNSNLKFDRHRRLRRTPAIRKMVRETFIQPSDFIYPIFVTEEGSNVKSEIKSMPNVYQYSLDRLDEELKEVAALGIPSVIFFGVPKEKDAVGSSAYDDQGIVQRAIRQTKKNYPDLVVIADTCMCEYTDHGHCGIIHDGDVDNDESLTYLARTAVSQAEAGADIIAPSNMMDGFVAAIRQALDESGFMQIPIMSYAVKYASAYFGPFRDAAESAPKFGNRKTYQMDPANRREALREAESDVQEGADFIIVKPALPYLDVLRDVRNQVTLPLVAYNVSGEYAMVKAAALNGWIDEKAVVLESLTAMKRAGADMIITYHAKDAVRWLMKEE; the protein is encoded by the coding sequence ATGAACAGCAATCTTAAGTTTGACCGTCACCGCCGGCTCAGGCGCACTCCTGCCATCAGGAAGATGGTTCGCGAGACTTTTATACAGCCATCCGATTTCATCTATCCTATTTTTGTAACTGAAGAGGGGAGCAACGTTAAATCGGAGATTAAATCCATGCCGAACGTGTATCAGTATTCGCTGGACCGTCTTGATGAGGAATTGAAGGAAGTAGCCGCTCTTGGCATTCCATCGGTGATTTTTTTTGGCGTTCCGAAAGAAAAGGATGCTGTCGGTTCGAGTGCTTATGATGACCAGGGGATTGTCCAGCGGGCGATCCGCCAGACCAAGAAAAATTATCCGGATCTGGTTGTCATCGCCGATACCTGCATGTGCGAATACACGGATCACGGACACTGCGGTATTATTCACGATGGTGATGTGGACAATGATGAAAGCCTGACCTATCTTGCTAGAACCGCCGTATCGCAGGCTGAGGCTGGTGCGGATATCATTGCCCCTTCAAATATGATGGATGGTTTTGTAGCCGCGATCCGCCAGGCACTTGATGAATCCGGTTTCATGCAGATCCCGATTATGTCCTATGCGGTAAAATATGCTTCGGCCTACTTTGGCCCGTTTCGCGATGCTGCCGAGAGCGCGCCGAAATTCGGCAATCGGAAAACGTATCAGATGGATCCCGCCAATCGGCGCGAAGCTCTTAGAGAAGCCGAATCTGATGTTCAGGAAGGTGCTGATTTTATTATTGTTAAACCGGCATTACCTTATCTTGATGTACTCCGCGACGTGCGAAATCAGGTGACTCTGCCGCTTGTAGCTTATAATGTGAGCGGGGAATATGCGATGGTAAAGGCCGCGGCCCTGAACGGATGGATCGATGAGAAGGCGGTTGTTCTGGAGTCGCTGACCGCGATGAAACGGGCCGGGGCCGATATGATTATTACCTATCATGCCAAAGATGCAGTCCGCTGGCTCATGAAAGAAGAATGA
- a CDS encoding uroporphyrinogen-III synthase, producing the protein MPGENLPALLKGKRVLVTRAQHQSAAMCARIRDYGGEAVQVPLIDYRQAPLSYEERKNWLDAVQQADWVILTSRNSLDFFMNLLDRRERLQGIRLAVVGKKTGEHLKTYGLRADFIPEAFTVQGLLDAFSDHRFKADRVVVPFGSLSDIGWLEKLRDLGIRVTSCVLYQTEANVSSQARLEGIIESGSLSAITFASPSAVRFFKEFLTERAWRGAMKKCTIAAIGLTTAQALDALGYAPDVVPARFTAVDMIDALANYYSNNEGSHRNEQQS; encoded by the coding sequence ATGCCAGGTGAAAACCTGCCGGCACTCTTGAAAGGAAAACGGGTGCTGGTGACGCGCGCGCAGCATCAGTCTGCCGCCATGTGTGCCAGGATCCGTGATTATGGAGGTGAGGCTGTTCAAGTACCGTTGATCGATTACCGTCAGGCTCCGCTTTCCTATGAAGAGCGAAAAAACTGGCTTGATGCTGTGCAGCAGGCGGACTGGGTGATTCTAACCAGCCGAAACAGTCTGGACTTTTTCATGAACCTTTTGGATCGTCGCGAACGGCTGCAGGGAATCAGATTGGCCGTTGTCGGGAAAAAAACCGGTGAGCATCTCAAAACTTATGGGCTCCGCGCAGATTTTATCCCTGAGGCGTTTACCGTGCAGGGTTTGCTGGATGCCTTTTCTGATCACCGATTTAAGGCGGACCGGGTTGTCGTTCCGTTCGGTTCACTATCAGACATTGGCTGGCTCGAAAAACTAAGAGACTTGGGGATTAGGGTCACGAGCTGTGTCCTCTACCAGACTGAAGCAAATGTCTCAAGTCAAGCCCGCCTTGAAGGAATCATCGAATCGGGAAGCTTGTCGGCAATTACATTTGCAAGTCCGTCGGCAGTCCGTTTTTTTAAAGAGTTCCTGACAGAGCGCGCATGGCGCGGGGCAATGAAAAAATGCACAATCGCTGCCATCGGATTGACCACTGCGCAGGCACTAGATGCACTTGGATATGCACCGGACGTTGTTCCGGCACGATTTACTGCCGTTGATATGATTGACGCACTGGCAAACTACTATTCTAACAATGAAGGAAGTCATCGTAATGAACAGCAATCTTAA
- the hemC gene encoding hydroxymethylbilane synthase: MRIIRVGSRKSKLALIQSNLVINSLSDMSVRFSFDIRHIVTKGDRIRNVTLSKVGGKGLFVKEIERALLDGDIDFAVHSMKDMPAELPQGLEIASIPMREDPHDVLFSQANKQLKDLAPGAVIGSSSLRRAAQILHIRPDLVIRPLRGNVDSRISRLKSGDFDAIVLAEAGMKRLGVEEKGAALPFDLMLPAVGQGALAIECRSSDTELKTLLKTINHEETATTVRAERSFLKRLNGGCQVPIAAFCAREKDGTLSLSGLVASADGAKVLKARRSGDQPDALGTLVAEDLLAQGAGKILSGLKWSDTDAR, from the coding sequence ATGAGAATAATTCGGGTTGGATCAAGGAAGAGCAAACTGGCTCTGATTCAGAGCAACCTTGTCATCAACAGTCTGTCGGACATGTCCGTTCGCTTTTCCTTTGACATCCGGCATATTGTGACAAAGGGCGACCGAATTCGGAACGTGACGTTATCAAAAGTCGGCGGGAAAGGATTATTTGTCAAAGAAATTGAGCGTGCGTTGTTAGACGGAGATATTGATTTCGCAGTTCACAGTATGAAAGACATGCCTGCTGAGCTGCCTCAGGGACTCGAGATTGCATCAATCCCTATGCGTGAAGATCCGCACGATGTCCTGTTTTCCCAGGCGAATAAACAGCTAAAGGATCTTGCACCGGGGGCCGTGATTGGGTCAAGCAGCCTGCGCCGTGCCGCTCAGATTCTGCATATACGGCCCGATCTCGTCATCCGTCCGCTGCGCGGAAATGTGGATTCGCGGATTTCCCGGCTGAAATCGGGTGACTTCGATGCTATCGTGCTGGCTGAGGCCGGGATGAAAAGGCTGGGTGTAGAGGAAAAGGGCGCAGCTTTGCCGTTTGATCTCATGCTGCCGGCCGTTGGACAAGGCGCACTGGCGATTGAATGCCGGTCGTCGGATACCGAGTTGAAGACGCTCCTGAAAACAATCAATCATGAAGAAACAGCGACAACCGTTCGCGCGGAGCGCTCTTTTCTGAAACGGTTGAACGGGGGCTGCCAGGTACCGATAGCCGCATTTTGCGCGCGCGAGAAGGACGGTACATTGTCGCTAAGCGGGCTCGTCGCTTCAGCAGACGGTGCAAAGGTGCTGAAAGCCCGACGCTCAGGCGATCAGCCCGATGCGCTTGGAACTTTGGTAGCAGAAGACTTGCTGGCTCAGGGCGCGGGAAAAATTCTGTCCGGATTGAAATGGAGTGATACCGATGCCAGGTGA
- the hemA gene encoding glutamyl-tRNA reductase: MHILTIGVNYRDTPVQIRERLTFQPSVLEQALTELRDTKSIFEDVIVSTCNRTELYVVCDQLHTGRYYSKRFFADWFHSTPETLNPFMIIKEDQEAICHLFRVTCGLDSMILGETQILGQVRTSFLAAQQAGTTGTFFNELFKEALTVAKRAQDETQINDHPVSVSYAAVKLLHETTGPLEDKSVLMIGAGDMSRLALKHLTGSGVRNLTVMNRTKEKADLLAEQFRGQAAALSSLDAWIERSDIVFAATSAPEFLITEARLAPLLTARGNRPLTLVDIGVPRNIDPEIARMDGVHLFDIDNLERMVDKSLEARRKSALRIEPLIDRQMEKYSEWLHTLGVVPVISALRRKALSMHSEMMQRIENKLPEMTEQERKVISKQAKSMINQLLRDPISKIKELATCEHGRHAIDHFAEIFNIANEVERSAKPAQTGEMKVLPDGQFEKNVLQKTIRCR; the protein is encoded by the coding sequence ATGCACATTCTGACAATTGGCGTTAATTATCGTGATACTCCGGTACAAATTAGAGAAAGGCTGACGTTTCAGCCCTCAGTTTTAGAGCAGGCACTGACCGAATTAAGAGACACAAAAAGCATTTTTGAAGATGTGATCGTGTCCACATGCAACCGGACAGAACTCTATGTCGTTTGCGATCAGCTGCATACGGGTCGTTATTATAGCAAGAGGTTTTTTGCCGACTGGTTTCACAGCACACCGGAAACACTTAACCCTTTTATGATTATCAAAGAAGACCAGGAAGCAATCTGTCATCTATTCCGGGTTACATGCGGGCTGGATTCGATGATCCTTGGTGAGACGCAGATTCTTGGGCAAGTGCGGACCAGCTTTCTGGCTGCCCAGCAAGCCGGAACGACCGGAACATTTTTCAATGAACTGTTCAAAGAAGCCCTGACTGTCGCCAAACGCGCACAGGATGAAACACAGATCAATGATCACCCGGTATCCGTCAGTTATGCGGCGGTTAAACTGCTCCACGAAACGACAGGTCCGCTTGAGGACAAATCGGTGCTGATGATCGGTGCGGGTGATATGAGCAGGCTGGCGCTGAAGCATCTGACCGGCAGCGGTGTCCGCAATTTGACAGTGATGAATCGGACGAAGGAAAAAGCCGACCTGCTGGCTGAGCAGTTTCGTGGACAGGCGGCAGCGCTCAGCTCATTGGACGCCTGGATTGAGAGAAGCGATATTGTCTTTGCAGCAACCTCAGCTCCTGAATTTCTGATTACAGAGGCAAGACTCGCACCGCTTCTTACAGCGCGCGGAAACCGGCCGCTGACTCTGGTCGATATTGGCGTTCCGAGAAATATTGATCCGGAGATTGCCAGGATGGATGGGGTTCATCTGTTTGATATTGACAACTTGGAACGAATGGTCGACAAGAGTCTGGAAGCGCGCCGAAAATCGGCGCTTCGGATCGAACCGCTGATTGACCGGCAGATGGAAAAATACTCGGAATGGCTGCACACACTTGGCGTCGTCCCTGTGATTTCGGCACTGCGGAGAAAAGCACTCTCGATGCATTCGGAAATGATGCAACGAATTGAAAATAAACTGCCTGAAATGACGGAACAGGAGCGCAAGGTGATCAGCAAACAGGCCAAGAGCATGATCAACCAGCTGCTGCGCGACCCGATCAGCAAAATTAAAGAATTAGCCACCTGTGAGCATGGCCGACACGCGATTGACCATTTTGCTGAAATTTTTAATATTGCAAATGAAGTGGAACGTTCGGCCAAACCTGCACAGACTGGTGAGATGAAGGTGCTTCCGGATGGGCAATTTGAGAAGAACGTTCTTCAGAAGACGATCCGTTGCCGCTGA